The Nycticebus coucang isolate mNycCou1 chromosome 5, mNycCou1.pri, whole genome shotgun sequence genome window below encodes:
- the LOC128586668 gene encoding ras-related protein R-Ras2-like yields MAATGWRDGSGQKYRLVVVGGGGVGKSALTVQFIQSYLVTDYHPPIEDSYTKQCVKDDRAARLHILDTAGQEEFGAMREQYMRTGEGFLLVFSVTHRGSFEEICKFQRQILRVKDRDEFPMILIGNKADLDHQRQVTQEEGQQLARQLKVTYVEASAKIRMNVHQAFHELVRVIRKFQEQECPPSPEPTRKEKAKKGCHCVIV; encoded by the coding sequence ATGGCCGCCACCGGCTGGAGGGACGGCTCCGGCCAGAAGTACCGGCTGGTGGTGGTCGGCGGCGGCGGCGTGGGCAAGTCGGCGCTCACCGTCCAGTTCATCCAGTCCTATCTTGTAACGGATTATCATCCACCCATTGAAGATTCGTACACCAAGCAGTGTGTGAAAGACGACAGAGCGGCCCGGCTACATATTTTAGATACAGCAGGACAAGAAGAGTTTGGAGCCATGAGAGAACAGTATATGAGGACTGGGGAGGGTTTCCTGTTGGTCTTTTCAGTCACACATAGAGGCAGTTTTGAAGAAATCTGTAAGTTTCAAAGACAGATTCTCAGAGTAAAGGATCGTGATGAGTTTCCAATGATTTTAATTGGTAATAAAGCAGACCTGGATCATCAAAGACAGGTAACACAGGAAGAAGGACAGCAGTTAGCGCGACAGCTTAAGGTAACCTACGTGGAGGCATCAGCAAAGATTAGGATGAATGTCCATCAAGCTTTCCATGAACTTGTCCGGGTTATAAGGAAATTTCAAGAACAGGAATGTCCTCCTTCACCAGAACCAACACGGAAAGAAAAAGCCAAGAAAGGCTGCCATTGTGTCATTGTCTAG